Below is a window of Polyangiaceae bacterium DNA.
CACGCTGCGTCGTGGGCTCAGCTGTCCCGAGTGCGCGCGACCGCTCGAGCCGCCGCGGCCCGGGCTGTTCTCTTACGAATCCCCCATCGGCGCCTGCGCGGAGTGCCGCGGCTTCGGCCGCACCATCGGCATCGATCTGGGTAAGGTGATCCCCGATCCGCGCCGCACGCTGAAGCAGCGCGCGGTCCGCCCCTGGGCCGGCAAGTCCACCACCTGGGAACGCTCCGAGCTCGCGAAGCTGTGCCGGCGCCACGGCATTCCCCTGGACGTGCCCTGGGGTGAGCTCGCCGCCGAGCAACGCCAGCTCGTCATCGGGGGCGATGGTAGCTGGGACGACGGGTACTTTCCCGGCGTGCTCGGCTGGTTCCGCTGGCTCGAGACGCGCACCTACAAGATGCACGTGCGCGTGCTGCTCTCGCGCTACCGCTCCTACGACGTGTGCCTTCGCTGCAACGGGCGGCGCCTGAGCGACACGGCGCTCGCCTACCAGGTGGGTGGGCGCGACATCGCGGAGCTCCACGCCATGGAGATCCGGAAGGCGCGACAGATCCTGGCGGAGCTCGAGACGCACACCGGGCAAGGCGAGCTCGCGCGGCGCGAGCTCGAGAGCCGGCTGGCGTACCTGGAGCGCGTGGGGCTCGGCTACCTGACCCTCGATCGCCAGGCGCGCACCCTGTCCGGCGGCGAAGCCCAGCGCGTCACGCTGACCGCAGCGCTCGGCACATCGCTCCACAACGCGTTGTTCGTGCTCGACGAGCCCACCGTGGGCCTGCACCCGAGCGACGTCGAGAGCCTGACCAGCATCTTCAGCGAGCTGGCGCTGCGGCACAACACGGTGCTGGTGGTCGAGCACGATCCGGCGCTGATCCGCGCGGCCGATCGCGTGGTCGAGCTGGGCCCCGGTGCCGGTAGCGACGGAGGACGCATCGTCGCCGACGGCCCGCCCGAGCGCGTGGTGGAGCTCGGGGGTGCCACGCGCCGAGCCGTGCTGCCCGAGCCCCGCCCCGCGCGGCCCGCGCGCGCGCCGCGCGGAGCGCTGAAGGTGTCTGGCGCGAGCGCGAACAACCTGAAGGACGTCGAGGTCGAGCTGCCGCTCGGCGTGTTGGTCGCGATCACCGGAGTCAGCGGCTCCGGCAAGAGCACGCTGGCGGTGGACGTGGTTTACCGGACGCTGGCGCGCCACTTCGGCGCGCTCGACGTCGAGGCCCCGGGCGCCCACACCGGCATCGAGGGAGTCGAGCTCTTGAAGAGCGTGGCGCTGGTCGATCAAGCGCCGCTCGGTCGCACCTCGCGCGGCAACGCGGCGACCTACACCAAGGCCTGGGACGTGGTGCGAGCTCTGTTCGCCAAGGAGCCCGAGGCGCGCGCGCGGCAGCTCTCGGCGGCCCACTTTTCGTTCAACGTCCAGGGCGGTCGCTGCGACGCTTGTGCCGGGGAGGGCTTCGAGACCGTCGAGATGCAGTTCTTGGCGGACGTGCGCCTGGTGTGCCCCGTGTGCCGAGGCCGGCGCTTCAAGGAGGAGGTGCTGGCGGTGCGCCAGCGCGGCAAGAGCATCGCGGAGGTGCTGGAGCTGACGGTGAGCGAGGCGCTCGAGCACTTCCCCGACGTGGCCATCAAGCGCGCGCTCGGACCCGTCGCGCGCCTGGGCCTGGGCTACCTGCGGCTCGGGCAACCGCTCTCGACGCTGTCGGGGGGCGAGGCCCAGCGGCTCAAGCTGGCGCGCGTGCTCGCCGACGATCACCGCGGCGCGCTCTTGATCTTGGACGAGCCGAGCGCAGGGCTGCACGCCGACGAGGTGCGTGCGGTGCTCGGCGCGCTGGACGTGATCCTCGAGGGCGGCGGCAGCGTCTTCGTGGTGGAGCACGACCTGGACGTGATCGGTGCCGCGGACTTCGTCGTCGATCTGGGGCCCGGCGCCGGCGCCGATGGCGGGGAGATCGTTGCCACGGGCACGCCGGCCGAGCTCCGAAGGCTGGGCACGCGCACGGCGCTGGCGCTCGCGGCCCACGGCCGACCGCTCTCTCCCTCGCGCCGCGCTCTCCAGCCGGCCGCGGAGCGCGCGCTCTCGGTCGAGCGTGCGCGCGAGCACAACCTCCGCGACGTGAGCGTGAGCATTCCCCACGGCGCGCTCAGCGTGGTGACCGGCCCCAGCGGCTCCGGCAAGAGCACGCTGGCGTTCGACGTGATCTTCGCCGAGGGCCAGCGTCGCTTCCTGGAGACGCTCACGCCTTACGCGCGGCAGTTCCTGCCCACCATGCCCAGGCCCGACGTGGACCGGGTGACGGGCGTGCCGCCGTCCATCGCCCTCGAGCAACGCACCCAACGCGCCGGCGCGCTCTCCACCGTCGCCACGGTGACGGAGGTCGCCCACTACCTGCGTTTGCTCTTCGCCAAGCTCGGCGTCCCGCACTGCCCGGAGCACGACGAGCCCATCGCCGGCACCAGCGCGGACGCGGTGTACGCCCTCGTGCGGGCCGAGAAGGCCGGCTTCGAGCTCTGTGCGCCGGTGGTGCGCGCCCGCAAGGGCCTGTACCTGGACGTGTTCACCGCCGCGGCGCGCGCCGGCATCGAGCGGGCCCACTGTGACGGGGAGCTCGTCTCCACCGAGGAGCCCCCGCGGCTGAAGAAGACTCGCGAGCACACCATCGACCTGATCATGGGAAGCGTGGACAAGCCCCGCGCGCTCTCGCGCGAGCTGTTCGAGCGCACGCTCGGCTGGGGTGGGGGTGCCGTGAAGCTCCGACACGCTGACGGCAGCGAGCGACTGCTCTCGACCAAGAGCGCCTGCCCGCGCTGTGGGCTCGCGGTGCCGGAGCTCGATCCGCGCTGGTTCTCGTTCAACACCGCGCAGGGGCGCTGCGCGACGTGCGAGGGGTCCGGCTCGATCGAACGACCGGCGCCGCGGCGCCGGGGCAAGAGGCCGCCGCCGCCGCCCAGCTTCGAGGTTTGCCAGGACTGCGGCGGTTCCCGCCTGTCGCCCATGCCGCGGGCGGTGCGCGTGAACGACCAGCGCTATCACGAGGTGGTTCGGCGCTCGGTCGCCCAGGCGCTGGGCCTGGTGAAGGGCTGGCGCTTCTCGGGCGACGCCCGGAAGATCGCGACGCCGGTGATGACCGAGCTGGTCCGTCGGCTCGAGTTCTTGGTCGAGGTCGGCCTCGACTACCTCTCGCTGGATCGCTCGGCAGCCACGTTGTCCGGCGGCGAGATGCAGCGCCTGCGCCTGGCGGCGCAGCTCGGCGCCGGGCTGACGGGGGCGCTCTACGTGCTCGACGAGCCGACCATCGGCCTGCACCCTCGCGACACGCGGCGCCTGCTCGACAACCTGAAGAACCTGGTGAGCATCGGCTCCACGGTGGTCGTGGTCGAGCACGATGCGGACACGATCCGCGCCGCGGACTACCTGGTCGATCTCGGCCCCGGCGGCGGCGCTCGTGGCGGCAGGGTCATGGCCGCAGGACCTCCGCGGGAGGTGCTCGAGAACCGGGACTCTCCCACCGCTCGCGTCCTCCGGGCCCCCGCGGAGGTTCGCCAGGGCCTCGGAGTGGGCCGCGCAGTGCCCTACCTCGAGCTCCTGGGCGCGTGCGAGAACAACCTGAAGGACGTCGACCTCCGCGTGCCGCACGGGCGGCTGTGCGTGGTGGCGGGCGTCAGCGGCTCCGGCAAGAGCACGCTCGTGCGCAAGGTGCTGCTCCCCGCGCTGCGGAGCGCGCTCGGCCTGAGCAGTGAGCCGGCGGGTGCGCACTCGAAGCTCACCGGGCTCGGATCGTTGGCGCGGGCCGTGGCGGTCGATCAGTCGCCAATCGGGCGCACGCCCCGCTCGGTCCCCGCGACGTTCCTCGGCATCTGGGACGAGCTCCGGCGCATCTACGCCCGCACACCCGACGCGCAGGTCGCCGGTTTCTCGGCCTCGCGCTTCTCGTTCAACACGCCCAACGGCGGGCGCTGCCCGACCTGCGAAGGGCAGGGCGTGATCAGCCACGAGATGAGCTTCTTGCCCGACGTGGTCACCCCGTGCCCCGCCTGTGGCGGCAAGCGCTTCGAGCCGCGCACCCTCGACGTGACCTACCAGGGGCTCAGCATCGGCGACGTGCTCGACCTCACCGCCGAAGAGGCCGCGCTGGTGTTCGAGCACCATCCGAGCATCGCCCAGCCGCTCCGCACGCTCACGGATCTGGGCGCCGGCTACGTTCACCTGGGACAAGGCTCGCACACGCTGTCCGGTGGCGAGGCGCAACGCTTGAAGCTCTCGGCCGAGCTCACCGCCAGCGTCCGCC
It encodes the following:
- a CDS encoding ATP-binding cassette domain-containing protein; translated protein: TLRRGLSCPECARPLEPPRPGLFSYESPIGACAECRGFGRTIGIDLGKVIPDPRRTLKQRAVRPWAGKSTTWERSELAKLCRRHGIPLDVPWGELAAEQRQLVIGGDGSWDDGYFPGVLGWFRWLETRTYKMHVRVLLSRYRSYDVCLRCNGRRLSDTALAYQVGGRDIAELHAMEIRKARQILAELETHTGQGELARRELESRLAYLERVGLGYLTLDRQARTLSGGEAQRVTLTAALGTSLHNALFVLDEPTVGLHPSDVESLTSIFSELALRHNTVLVVEHDPALIRAADRVVELGPGAGSDGGRIVADGPPERVVELGGATRRAVLPEPRPARPARAPRGALKVSGASANNLKDVEVELPLGVLVAITGVSGSGKSTLAVDVVYRTLARHFGALDVEAPGAHTGIEGVELLKSVALVDQAPLGRTSRGNAATYTKAWDVVRALFAKEPEARARQLSAAHFSFNVQGGRCDACAGEGFETVEMQFLADVRLVCPVCRGRRFKEEVLAVRQRGKSIAEVLELTVSEALEHFPDVAIKRALGPVARLGLGYLRLGQPLSTLSGGEAQRLKLARVLADDHRGALLILDEPSAGLHADEVRAVLGALDVILEGGGSVFVVEHDLDVIGAADFVVDLGPGAGADGGEIVATGTPAELRRLGTRTALALAAHGRPLSPSRRALQPAAERALSVERAREHNLRDVSVSIPHGALSVVTGPSGSGKSTLAFDVIFAEGQRRFLETLTPYARQFLPTMPRPDVDRVTGVPPSIALEQRTQRAGALSTVATVTEVAHYLRLLFAKLGVPHCPEHDEPIAGTSADAVYALVRAEKAGFELCAPVVRARKGLYLDVFTAAARAGIERAHCDGELVSTEEPPRLKKTREHTIDLIMGSVDKPRALSRELFERTLGWGGGAVKLRHADGSERLLSTKSACPRCGLAVPELDPRWFSFNTAQGRCATCEGSGSIERPAPRRRGKRPPPPPSFEVCQDCGGSRLSPMPRAVRVNDQRYHEVVRRSVAQALGLVKGWRFSGDARKIATPVMTELVRRLEFLVEVGLDYLSLDRSAATLSGGEMQRLRLAAQLGAGLTGALYVLDEPTIGLHPRDTRRLLDNLKNLVSIGSTVVVVEHDADTIRAADYLVDLGPGGGARGGRVMAAGPPREVLENRDSPTARVLRAPAEVRQGLGVGRAVPYLELLGACENNLKDVDLRVPHGRLCVVAGVSGSGKSTLVRKVLLPALRSALGLSSEPAGAHSKLTGLGSLARAVAVDQSPIGRTPRSVPATFLGIWDELRRIYARTPDAQVAGFSASRFSFNTPNGGRCPTCEGQGVISHEMSFLPDVVTPCPACGGKRFEPRTLDVTYQGLSIGDVLDLTAEEAALVFEHHPSIAQPLRTLTDLGAGYVHLGQGSHTLSGGEAQRLKLSAELTASVRHLPTLYVLDEPTTGLHLADVSKLVAVLSRLVERGDTLVVIEHHPLVIAGADWVVELGPDGGERGGRVVAEGPPAKIAGRKTPTGSVLREVFGAPAAPGKQNDSAAERTANPL